The DNA region GTGACCAGCGGGGTGGCCGCGGTGACCACCGCGGTGGAGCCCCTGCACCGCTTCGTGCTCCCGCTGTCGCTGGTCGCGATCGTGCTGATCGCCTGGGCCAACCTGGCTGGGGTACGCGAGTCGGGTCGGATCTTCGCGGTCCCGACCTACCTGTTCGTCGGCTCCTGCGCGCTGATGCTGGTGATCGGGATCGTCCGGCAGGTCACCGGCCACCTCGAGCCGGTCCCTGCCGGGCAGACCGCGCCGCTGCCGCCACAGCTGGCCACCGTGGGCGTGCTGCTGGTGCTGCACGCGTTCGCGTCGGGCTGCACGGCGCTGACCGGGGTGGAGGCGATCTCCAACGGGGTGCCGGCGTTCAAGCGTCCCGAAGCCCAGAACGCGCGCCGCACGCTCATCGCGATGGGGGTGATCCTCGGCTCGCTGTTCATCGGGGTGAGCTTCCTTGCCGTCAGGGTCGGCGTGCGCCCCTACGACAGTGGCACCCCGACCCTGATCGGGCAGCTGGCCCGCTGGGTGCTCGGCGGGTCGCCGGCGGGCAGCACCTTCTTCTACCTGTTCCAGGCGGCGACGCTGGCCATCCTGGTGCTGGCCGCCAACACCTCCTACGCCGACTTCCCGCGGCTGGCCTCGTTCGCCGCCGGTGACGCGTTCCTGCCCCGGCAGTTCACCAAGCGCGGGCACCGGCTGGTGTTCTCCAACGGCATCATCATCCTGTCGGTGGCCGCCGCGGTGGTCATCGTGGCGTTCAAGGCCAACTACAACCGGATGCTGCCGCTGTACGCCATCGGGGTGTTCACCTCGTTCACGCTGTCACAGGCGGGCATGACCCGCCGCCACCTGCGGCTGCGCGAGCCGGGTTGGCGCTACGGCGTCGTGGTCAACGGCCTGGGCGCTCTGGTGACCTTCGGGGTGCTGCTGGACATCGTCCAGACCAAGTCCGCCGCCGGCGCCTGGATGGTGCTGGTCGCGCTGCCGCTGCTGGTGTTCCTGCTCACCCGCACCAACCAGGCCTACGC from Actinomycetes bacterium includes:
- a CDS encoding amino acid permease, with translation MTQQTVGRPLHAPPTDYQPTGYQSLGYRAKNVLLGPPLATSRLAHERLRKLVALAVFSSDAISSTAYGTEQIMLVLVAAGAVATSLAFPVALAIGGLLAILVLSYRQTITAYPTAGGAYIVTKDNFGPGLAQVAGSALLIDYVLTVAVSVTSGVAAVTTAVEPLHRFVLPLSLVAIVLIAWANLAGVRESGRIFAVPTYLFVGSCALMLVIGIVRQVTGHLEPVPAGQTAPLPPQLATVGVLLVLHAFASGCTALTGVEAISNGVPAFKRPEAQNARRTLIAMGVILGSLFIGVSFLAVRVGVRPYDSGTPTLIGQLARWVLGGSPAGSTFFYLFQAATLAILVLAANTSYADFPRLASFAAGDAFLPRQFTKRGHRLVFSNGIIILSVAAAVVIVAFKANYNRMLPLYAIGVFTSFTLSQAGMTRRHLRLREPGWRYGVVVNGLGALVTFGVLLDIVQTKSAAGAWMVLVALPLLVFLLTRTNQAYAREFDDLKVEVSETLAPPKPRHEVVVLVENLDRATLGGLQEVWGPQYGEETNYLRVFMARVRRKLEPYPAVPRYFLTEPGMGYRFEAAQLEDPPAPG